The DNA region AGACTCTACTGTACTAGACTAGAACCgaaatttataatcaattcATGTGCTGGAAGTATGCTGTCTAACAGGATATATATGTTTCAGATCTAGCGTACTCGATATTGAGACCATGCCTGTCGTAAAAATGTTAAGTCGAAAAAAATGATGAGCTTCACAATACAATTGATTTCAATACAAACAAGTGATCTCGAtacactatatatattcaagtgAGATCTTGGATAATCTATACATCCGCAAACAACTTGTAAGTTTCGGCATCAAGAGCTATCTGCCTCACCGCCGCAATCGATGCGATTACCCCAAGTATCGAGAAGATCACTGCAATGGTGATGTTAACCCAGAAGATGGGGCTCCGTTTGGAAGGCTTGAACGTCAGGTTGAAGAAGACGGCGGGCAGGATGAAatctaggggtatgaaaccGAAGGCTCCGACGAAGGAGTTGATGTCTCCAAAAAATGGGAGCATAGCTGCGAGTGTTATCGCTGCAATGACCACCAATGAACGGGAGATGACTCGAGGGACTATGTTTCGTAGAGAGAGCTCGCCACTCATTGGGTCTGCGAATGCCCGCTCGAGCGCTTCATTTGTGGGTTGGCAGTAGACCTGTGTCAACGTTGTAATGGTTAATATACAACATGGTGTCAAACCAATTGTTAGATAATGAATCATGTAAGTTCGAGCCGAGGGATGGAGTTAAACCAGGGCAGCTACTTGCAGCCCATCGATCAACCCGTTGAATCGATTGAAGGGTGTCGGTAACTGCTATCAAGATCGAGATAGAATGGGTCTTGAGTACTTACCACAGCAACGGCAGAGAGTTGGAGGATAGTGAACATGTTGGTCATGAAGACGAACCATTTGGGCATCAAGGCCCGGCCGTCCACCACAAAGTTGCTGAGGATCAGCGCATCCGCTTGATTCCCAAAGGCCCAGTAACCCGATATCGCAACGCTGAAGAAGGTGACCAGCACAATGGCGTAGCACAAGCACAACCCCTTGAACATTTTCCCCTTCACCGGAGGCGCCAATGTAGCCTGTATTgttcgataaaaaaaaatctatcaGTTTCAAATATTCACGGGTTGAGTTGGAATAAATTGAACACTATTAGAAATGTTCAGAATCATTTTCCGCAACCTGGATCTCGGGAATGATCCCGTTGCCAAACGAAGTGGCAATGATCGCAATAGCATTGAACATCCCGAAGACGCGGCTCTCTGTATCCCCGACAAGGGAATAGTCCTTCTCGGCCCCATTGGATGAATTCCCTTCAGAAAGATCGACTCTTCGGGTCAGCCCGTTATTGCGGGATTCAATCGACTTGGAAAAGATGCTcgtattataaaaaatttacttaCCGATATAGATGGAACCCGTGGCTGCACAAGCACTATAAGCTAGGCAGAGAACCAAGGACGCCAAGTTGATGTACCTAAGCGAGTGAAAGGATGGGAATTGAGCTAAAATCAACATCATACTTCCGAAAATCATGACAAACTCATAGAGCTTCATTGAACCATCGGGCACCGAGAGCAAATAAATTGCCTGCAAATATTTAAGACaaacaaaataattgattAGCGATAACAGAACTGGACCGGGCCTTGACCAATGGGCCTCAACCTCAGCCCAGACGGTAACGATGTCGAGAAACTAGTGATATAAATCCCCGAGTGTCGCAAGGCGTGAATAAAAAATGACGTACGATATGTATTGATTAGTATTTAAAGACCAAAGTTTAGGTGAAAGTTTTGTTAACGAATAGGGCTCCAACCTTCAAGCATTCCCCTCCCAGGAGTGTGTTACCGACGACAGCGCCATAGCATACCACTAGTTGGATCGGGCCCACGTAGTACCGACCCCATGTTCGGCCTGCAAAAGCCCATTAATTCAATTACcataatcaatcaatcaaatatcaattatcaattaCTTACTATAATAAAGTAAAAGGCTGCAAATTTACGGGATattcttagaaaatataaaagaatacCCTTTTATGTCATAGCACAAACCAATATAACAAATGGAGATTCTATTACGGTTGGTTAGCAAAAACAATCATCAcgattattttttctcaatcgTTAGATTCCATTCGATAAGATTTGGATCGTACACGtgtcaaatatatttttatcttaataTTCATCCCTTATGGTTTGACTATCaatattttcaatcaaataaTTAACAGTTTCATAACTTTAAAAGAAAagaccaaaaataaataataaataaataataaatcgATGTGAATGATGTGGCATTTCGATGAATAAAGATAACTATCGAATAGTCAAACTCAAAACTGTTACAATTTGCAATATATTCCCACTAGTCGATTTTCAGACTTTACCCACGTATTAAACAGAAAATGTCAAAATCAGACTTAACGCAGTTTCTTTTACAAGGATTCTAGGGTCTTAAATATCAAAAATCAATCTAATTCTCGATTCCCGCTTTCCATTATCTTTATTCATCCATAACTGtttgtttattatttgtttttttcttttctttttttaacttatgaaattattattgatttgaTTAAACCGGTATATTTCGATTCGATTTCATATCGAGCCGAATCCATTTCGTTCACGGGTGTGATCAAGTGTCGTCGAGAAATGTGATCAAAAGTATCAATAGTCAAACTATAAGGGGTGAATCTTAAGGTAAAAATATCTTTAACGCTTGTATGCTCTGGATCTTACCTAACAAGATCTAATGGCTGAAAAAAAATCGTAATGTTATTTTTTCAACCAACCATTGTAACATTACCCATATGATCATTTTTGATATGATTCAATTTGTTGCAGTTAAATCTTTTGTTCCAATATTACTTAGAGTTATTAGCTATTTCAAACACATGCAAATTATCGAAAATACCATGTAATACTGGGTTCCATTTAGGTAATTCTCAATTTAAGTTATATTGgtttgttttttattattttatatttgatagAATTGTAACATTTAgcattttattaaaaatcacaaataaacgttaaaaattttaaaatgaaaaattatttcaattcacagatgcattaaatattttctaaaaataataaaaatattacataaattaaattattttataatattaaataattttataaaattgtgTGATGCGCAAGCTAGTACCCAGTTCTTTCGTAATTCTGAAGGCCTTGATAGAAATCTCCACCCATGCTATACTGGTCGCAATAATATGTTTTAAttgatacaaaataaaaaagttgaaaatttgTATAGAAAAGataaaggaaaggaaaattaattttttttccttgttcaaACGAAAAATTACTTAGGCTGATAGAGAGagtaataaagaaaattgaaaatgtttAGTAAAAAGTGGACAAGTGTATTGAATCGGGATAAGAGATAAGATAGATGTGTGCGTTTAAAGTTTGAATTATTTTACAACTTTGTTCATGTCTTTGTTAATTTTTGGTTCTACTTGCCTTCAATAAagtaaaagataataaagatAATTTCGTATAATCGAATAAAAAATATCTATGATGATATCAAATGCCctctttatataataatatggaTTCGGATATGGAAAATATAGATATTAATCatcaaaatatgaaaatttaaataaaaaattaatataaatttggaTTTGGATAGGGACTCAGACATCGACAACTTCGAATGAGTGTTCTGattataatttgatttgaCACCCAGGGAAGAACGTTCACACATCGGGTGGTCCTTTTTGGTCCTTAGATATTTATTCGTCGAATGAATACCTCAATTTCGTCAATTATTGTATCAAAATCACTGACAACATGGAATGGAATAGAATCTCCCACGAAACAATATCCATATTCCCTCTACACCATTTTGCGACATGATTATTACTGTGGCGAATTAGTCAATGATGAAGTTGAGGAGCTTTACCCAAAATGTCATTAGCCATATCTCGAAATCTGAGATGGCGATAACCAATCTGGGCATGGTGCTCGAGGACTAGAGATATAAGGTTGTAGGAGTAGAAGCTCACAAGAGCACCAACCGTGAGGCAGATTACGCCAGCAGTCCATCCCAAGAAGGTGAATGCGTAGGGAAGACTAAGAAGTGACGGTGCGACGATCGAGGTTGTCAGGTGGTAGCCACAGTGTAACCATGACCCTGTATAGAACACCGGGCAAAAGTTATTCTTAGTACTAAATATCTCCGGGTAATAATTTCTAAAATGATTTATTTGtattggaaaaaaagaaaaaaagttttttttcctcatgGGGAATTAAGGGCATCTCGCTAAAAAAAGTTGGCGATTTAACAGATAATGAATGAGATATTTCTAAAGACAAAAATCAGCCATTGCAAATTTACAACTGGAAAATACGCGTAATCGGAAGTTGGAAAAATGAAACGgggaaaagaaattaaggaaaacaaaatCTAACATAATGAGTAACAACCAATAATTTTTTGCAATTATATCAAGGGTTTTTCTAACCTATGCCCTTAGGGCATAGGTTAAAAACTCATACTCACCATGAAGGT from Punica granatum isolate Tunisia-2019 chromosome 3, ASM765513v2, whole genome shotgun sequence includes:
- the LOC116202008 gene encoding GABA transporter 1-like isoform X1; amino-acid sequence: MRIHDAGAGGDGSISDTYDYEELPQHQDRKDLDAGALFVLKSKGSWLHCGYHLTTSIVAPSLLSLPYAFTFLGWTAGVICLTVGALVSFYSYNLISLVLEHHAQIGYRHLRFRDMANDILGRTWGRYYVGPIQLVVCYGAVVGNTLLGGECLKAIYLLSVPDGSMKLYEFVMIFGSMMLILAQFPSFHSLRYINLASLVLCLAYSACAATGSIYIGNSSNGAEKDYSLVGDTESRVFGMFNAIAIIATSFGNGIIPEIQATLAPPVKGKMFKGLCLCYAIVLVTFFSVAISGYWAFGNQADALILSNFVVDGRALMPKWFVFMTNMFTILQLSAVAVVYCQPTNEALERAFADPMSGELSLRNIVPRVISRSLVVIAAITLAAMLPFFGDINSFVGAFGFIPLDFILPAVFFNLTFKPSKRSPIFWVNITIAVIFSILGVIASIAAVRQIALDAETYKLFADV
- the LOC116202008 gene encoding GABA transporter 1-like isoform X2, which translates into the protein MRIHDAGAGGDGSISDTYDYEELPQHQDRKDLDAGALFVLKSKGRTWGRYYVGPIQLVVCYGAVVGNTLLGGECLKAIYLLSVPDGSMKLYEFVMIFGSMMLILAQFPSFHSLRYINLASLVLCLAYSACAATGSIYIGNSSNGAEKDYSLVGDTESRVFGMFNAIAIIATSFGNGIIPEIQATLAPPVKGKMFKGLCLCYAIVLVTFFSVAISGYWAFGNQADALILSNFVVDGRALMPKWFVFMTNMFTILQLSAVAVVYCQPTNEALERAFADPMSGELSLRNIVPRVISRSLVVIAAITLAAMLPFFGDINSFVGAFGFIPLDFILPAVFFNLTFKPSKRSPIFWVNITIAVIFSILGVIASIAAVRQIALDAETYKLFADV
- the LOC116202008 gene encoding GABA transporter 1-like isoform X4 is translated as MDCWRNLPHGRTWGRYYVGPIQLVVCYGAVVGNTLLGGECLKAIYLLSVPDGSMKLYEFVMIFGSMMLILAQFPSFHSLRYINLASLVLCLAYSACAATGSIYIGNSSNGAEKDYSLVGDTESRVFGMFNAIAIIATSFGNGIIPEIQATLAPPVKGKMFKGLCLCYAIVLVTFFSVAISGYWAFGNQADALILSNFVVDGRALMPKWFVFMTNMFTILQLSAVAVVYCQPTNEALERAFADPMSGELSLRNIVPRVISRSLVVIAAITLAAMLPFFGDINSFVGAFGFIPLDFILPAVFFNLTFKPSKRSPIFWVNITIAVIFSILGVIASIAAVRQIALDAETYKLFADV
- the LOC116202008 gene encoding GABA transporter 1-like isoform X3 codes for the protein MDCWRNLPHGWCSCRTWGRYYVGPIQLVVCYGAVVGNTLLGGECLKAIYLLSVPDGSMKLYEFVMIFGSMMLILAQFPSFHSLRYINLASLVLCLAYSACAATGSIYIGNSSNGAEKDYSLVGDTESRVFGMFNAIAIIATSFGNGIIPEIQATLAPPVKGKMFKGLCLCYAIVLVTFFSVAISGYWAFGNQADALILSNFVVDGRALMPKWFVFMTNMFTILQLSAVAVVYCQPTNEALERAFADPMSGELSLRNIVPRVISRSLVVIAAITLAAMLPFFGDINSFVGAFGFIPLDFILPAVFFNLTFKPSKRSPIFWVNITIAVIFSILGVIASIAAVRQIALDAETYKLFADV